One genomic segment of Rhodothermaceae bacterium includes these proteins:
- a CDS encoding SCO family protein, with protein MYSAPVYAQLTEQASLAYEGVGLTPRLGEQIPLDLVFTDSYGKAVTLGEYFQQDRPVVLTFVYHTCPMLCSVLLDGVTRSLDDVPWAPGDGYEMVTVSFSPADTPERAAEQRARYLRRLDDEDAEWHFLTGSEDAIRALTQATGFMFKWVEEQGEYAHPAAVIVLSDEGIITRYLPDLAPRGRDLRAAIVEASDGTVGNLLDRAFLYCFQFDPTANSYVLVARRAMQVGGGITALILIVSLGLLWMKDTKKSEYA; from the coding sequence ATGTACTCGGCCCCCGTGTACGCACAACTGACCGAGCAGGCTAGTCTTGCGTACGAGGGAGTTGGGCTCACTCCTCGTTTAGGAGAGCAGATTCCGCTTGACCTCGTATTTACGGACTCGTACGGCAAAGCTGTGACTCTGGGAGAGTACTTCCAACAAGATCGCCCAGTCGTCCTTACGTTTGTTTACCACACCTGTCCGATGCTGTGCAGTGTACTTTTAGACGGCGTTACTCGAAGCCTGGATGATGTACCATGGGCACCTGGGGACGGTTACGAAATGGTCACTGTTTCATTCAGTCCCGCAGATACCCCCGAACGAGCGGCTGAGCAGCGTGCCCGCTACCTCCGGCGACTCGATGATGAAGATGCCGAATGGCATTTTCTTACTGGCAGCGAAGATGCGATACGAGCATTGACCCAGGCAACGGGGTTCATGTTCAAGTGGGTCGAAGAACAGGGAGAATATGCGCATCCCGCCGCGGTGATTGTCCTGAGTGATGAGGGGATCATTACCCGTTATCTGCCCGATCTAGCGCCAAGGGGCCGAGATCTACGTGCCGCGATCGTGGAAGCTTCCGATGGAACCGTTGGCAATTTACTGGACCGCGCCTTTCTTTACTGCTTTCAATTTGATCCAACAGCCAACTCCTACGTACTCGTGGCACGGCGTGCCATGCAGGTTGGAGGTGGAATAACAGCTCTGATACTCATTGTATCATTGGGCTTACTATGGATGAAAGACACAA